Proteins from a genomic interval of uncultured Campylobacter sp.:
- a CDS encoding LysE/ArgO family amino acid transporter, with product MISFNAFFSGFSLGLSLILAIGAQNAFVLKQGIKKQHVFLVCAICALSDAALIFAGVSGFGYVVERYPIIKTAALWGGFVFLSIYGVRSLYSAFSASHALTADGEETRSAVKTALLTLAFTWLNPHVYLDTVVLLGSVSTKFSERAGLFGAGAMCASFAFFFLLGYGARFLVPLFQKSAAWKILDFFVGVTMIALGVMLVIGE from the coding sequence ATGATTTCTTTCAACGCCTTTTTCTCTGGATTTTCGCTCGGGCTATCGCTGATTTTAGCCATCGGAGCGCAAAACGCCTTCGTGCTAAAACAAGGCATCAAAAAACAGCATGTTTTTCTAGTTTGCGCTATCTGCGCGCTTAGCGACGCCGCGCTGATTTTTGCGGGCGTGTCGGGTTTTGGCTACGTGGTTGAGCGCTACCCTATCATCAAAACCGCCGCGCTTTGGGGAGGATTTGTGTTTTTGAGTATTTACGGGGTTCGTAGTCTTTATAGCGCGTTTAGCGCCTCGCATGCGCTAACGGCAGATGGCGAGGAGACACGCAGTGCGGTTAAAACGGCGCTTCTTACGCTAGCTTTTACGTGGCTAAACCCGCACGTATACCTTGATACGGTCGTACTTTTGGGCTCGGTTTCTACGAAATTTAGCGAGCGTGCGGGACTCTTTGGCGCGGGCGCGATGTGCGCGTCGTTTGCGTTTTTCTTCTTGCTCGGATACGGAGCTAGATTTTTAGTGCCGCTGTTTCAAAAGTCGGCCGCATGGAAAATTTTGGACTTTTTCGTCGGCGTTACTATGATAGCGCTTGGCGTGATGTTAGTGATCGGCGAGTGA
- a CDS encoding RNA degradosome polyphosphate kinase: MDETKSVFINRELSWLRFNSRVLAQCEKALPPLEKLKFIAIYMTNLDEFYMIRIAGLKQLFAAGVAASGSDGMSPLDQLREIRKYIKDELALVEKHYKDALKELAQNGLFMKNYDEISPELRAKCDEYFFSNILPVIVPIAVDATHPYPHLNNLSFSLAVKLADADSPEIIKFGMIRISRVLPRFYQAADNVYVPIETIVHRHAEEIFPGYKLLSSAAFRVTRNADIVIEEEEADDFMMILEQGLKLRRKGAFVRMQIQKDADAEIVEFLNSHMKIFYKDIYEYTVPLTLNSLWQIVGNKEFSHLCLPPYAPKTLPPFSTHLSMFDVIDKEDVLVVHPYESFDPVVQFIREASKDPRVISIRMTLYRVDKNSPIIQALIDAANDGKQVTVMVELKARFDEENNLHWAKALEDAGAHVIYGITGFKVHAKVSQVIRQEGGKLKFYMHLSTGNYNGGSAKIYTDVSYFTSRAEFASDTTTFFHILSGFSKNRRLQTLSMSPMQIKERVLEMIKTETAHAEQGRIVAKMNALVDSDIIDALVKASSAGVKIDLIVRGICCVRPGVKGLSENIRVRSLIGKYLEHARIFYFRHADPQIYIASADWMPRNLERRLELMTPIIDKNLQERLLEFLRLQLSDNELAFELQNSGEYAKVRPKEGDARINSQEVLEEYVSGIYKATKKDSDKGKSEQMVAKLLKES; encoded by the coding sequence ATGGATGAGACAAAGAGTGTTTTTATCAACCGCGAGCTTAGTTGGTTGCGCTTTAACTCGCGCGTTTTAGCCCAGTGCGAAAAGGCATTACCGCCGCTTGAAAAGCTAAAATTTATCGCGATTTATATGACGAATTTGGATGAGTTTTATATGATCCGTATCGCGGGGCTAAAGCAGCTTTTTGCCGCAGGGGTCGCAGCTAGCGGTAGCGACGGCATGAGTCCGCTCGATCAGCTAAGAGAGATTAGAAAATACATCAAAGACGAACTCGCGCTCGTAGAAAAACACTACAAAGACGCTCTGAAAGAACTCGCGCAAAACGGGCTTTTTATGAAAAATTACGACGAAATCTCGCCTGAGCTTCGCGCCAAATGCGACGAGTATTTTTTCTCAAACATCCTGCCCGTCATCGTGCCTATCGCGGTTGATGCCACGCACCCGTATCCTCATCTAAACAACCTTAGCTTTAGCCTAGCCGTTAAGCTTGCCGACGCAGATAGTCCCGAGATCATAAAATTTGGCATGATACGTATCTCGCGCGTTTTGCCGAGATTCTATCAGGCAGCCGACAACGTCTACGTACCGATAGAAACGATCGTGCACCGCCATGCGGAGGAGATTTTTCCTGGTTACAAGCTTCTTAGCTCGGCGGCATTTAGAGTCACGAGAAACGCCGACATCGTCATCGAGGAGGAAGAGGCGGACGATTTTATGATGATCCTCGAGCAAGGGCTCAAGCTACGCCGCAAGGGGGCTTTTGTCCGCATGCAGATACAAAAGGATGCCGACGCCGAGATAGTCGAGTTTTTAAACTCGCATATGAAGATTTTTTACAAAGACATCTACGAGTACACCGTCCCGCTCACTCTAAATTCGCTCTGGCAAATCGTGGGAAATAAAGAATTCTCGCACCTTTGCCTGCCGCCGTACGCGCCAAAGACTCTGCCGCCTTTTAGCACTCATCTCTCGATGTTTGACGTCATCGATAAAGAAGACGTGCTAGTCGTGCATCCCTACGAGAGCTTTGATCCCGTCGTGCAGTTTATCAGGGAGGCGAGCAAGGATCCGCGCGTGATTTCGATCCGCATGACGCTTTACCGCGTCGATAAAAACTCGCCTATCATCCAGGCTCTCATCGACGCCGCAAACGACGGCAAGCAGGTAACTGTTATGGTCGAGCTAAAGGCGAGGTTTGACGAGGAAAACAACCTGCACTGGGCAAAGGCTCTAGAAGACGCCGGCGCGCACGTGATATACGGCATCACGGGCTTTAAGGTGCACGCAAAAGTGAGCCAAGTCATCCGCCAAGAGGGCGGCAAGCTCAAATTTTACATGCATCTATCCACTGGCAACTATAACGGCGGTTCGGCAAAAATTTACACCGACGTGAGCTATTTTACGAGCAGGGCGGAGTTTGCCAGCGATACGACGACGTTTTTTCATATACTTTCGGGCTTTTCTAAAAACCGCCGATTGCAGACGCTTTCTATGTCGCCGATGCAGATAAAAGAGCGCGTGCTAGAGATGATAAAGACCGAAACCGCGCACGCAGAGCAGGGCAGGATCGTGGCCAAGATGAACGCGCTGGTTGATAGCGACATCATAGACGCGCTGGTAAAGGCTAGTAGCGCGGGCGTAAAGATCGATCTAATCGTGCGCGGCATCTGCTGCGTGCGTCCGGGTGTGAAGGGCCTAAGCGAAAATATCCGCGTGAGATCGCTCATCGGCAAGTACCTTGAGCACGCGAGGATATTTTATTTCAGACACGCCGATCCTCAAATTTACATCGCTTCCGCCGACTGGATGCCGCGAAATCTCGAGCGCCGCCTAGAGCTCATGACGCCGATAATCGATAAAAATTTGCAAGAGCGCTTGCTCGAGTTTTTGCGCTTGCAGCTTAGCGATAACGAGCTAGCGTTTGAGCTGCAAAACAGCGGCGAATATGCCAAGGTGAGACCTAAAGAGGGCGACGCGCGCATAAACTCGCAAGAGGTGCTCGAGGAGTACGTGAGCGGGATATATAAGGCGACGAAAAAGGATAGCGATAAGGGGAAGAGCGAGCAGATGGTGGCGAAACTGCTAAAAGAAAGTTAA
- a CDS encoding YdcH family protein: MFHEDRELITKLKGTNAHFTSLFDKHNDLDEKIAEMQKGNFYNDAEVDALKREKLRLKDEIYAFLAEYKKENNL, from the coding sequence ATGTTTCACGAGGATAGAGAGCTTATAACTAAGCTAAAAGGTACAAACGCGCACTTTACATCGCTTTTTGATAAGCACAACGACCTGGACGAAAAGATCGCCGAAATGCAAAAAGGCAACTTCTACAACGATGCCGAAGTGGATGCTTTAAAGCGCGAGAAACTGAGACTAAAAGACGAAATTTACGCCTTTTTAGCTGAGTATAAAAAAGAAAATAATCTTTAA
- a CDS encoding NAD-binding protein, with the protein MSLFKKILKFLNWSSSAKPQINLNTELYEQLRPFRLPLILVVLMMTIGAMGYVAIDGFSLSDAIYQAGMTFTTVGFTEVAPISPAGRLFTITFILLGFAVFTFSTGLMLEVLKKGALVAIIKERRMLYKIARLKNHFVICYHNQYTLELSREFRENHIPFVVIDPREDLPEIAERNKYPYYIVSQPHTQTALLKTHFSSAKGMITLSSNIADNIALIATVRLFEKEIGRKKPYFIMTNSDNQDDTERLKKLGANSVVSPSKLVAQRLSAMSVRPDMENLLEQFLYKQDSPIDIEEILVPDYSWVRFKRLKETNLRNITNADVVGIKDVNNKFIPMPKGDTLIGTGTKLLVIGTGESIRLTKRVIKSRHKPEELKYV; encoded by the coding sequence TTGTCTTTGTTTAAAAAGATTTTAAAATTCCTCAACTGGTCGAGTTCTGCCAAACCTCAAATCAATCTCAATACCGAACTTTACGAACAACTTCGCCCGTTTCGCCTACCGCTCATCTTAGTTGTTTTGATGATGACGATCGGCGCTATGGGTTATGTCGCGATTGACGGCTTTAGCCTATCTGACGCGATATATCAGGCGGGTATGACTTTTACGACCGTCGGATTTACCGAGGTTGCGCCTATTTCCCCGGCTGGACGGCTTTTTACCATCACGTTTATTTTACTCGGTTTTGCCGTTTTTACGTTTTCTACGGGTTTGATGCTCGAGGTTTTAAAAAAAGGCGCTCTCGTAGCGATCATAAAGGAGAGACGAATGCTATATAAGATCGCAAGGTTAAAAAACCACTTTGTTATCTGCTATCACAACCAATACACATTAGAGCTAAGCCGAGAATTTAGGGAAAATCACATCCCCTTCGTCGTCATCGACCCGCGCGAAGATCTGCCTGAAATCGCAGAAAGAAATAAGTATCCATACTATATCGTCTCTCAGCCCCACACGCAAACCGCGCTTTTAAAGACGCATTTTTCAAGCGCAAAAGGTATGATCACGCTAAGCTCTAATATCGCCGACAATATCGCGCTTATCGCTACCGTAAGGCTTTTTGAAAAAGAGATCGGACGTAAAAAGCCCTATTTTATAATGACGAACTCCGATAATCAAGACGATACAGAACGCCTAAAAAAGCTCGGTGCAAACAGCGTCGTGAGCCCGTCAAAGCTAGTCGCCCAGCGCCTTAGCGCCATGAGCGTGCGACCCGATATGGAAAATTTGCTTGAACAGTTTTTGTATAAACAAGACTCGCCGATCGACATCGAGGAGATCCTGGTTCCCGACTACTCATGGGTGCGCTTTAAACGACTAAAAGAAACAAATTTGCGAAACATAACAAACGCCGACGTCGTGGGCATCAAAGACGTGAATAACAAATTTATCCCGATGCCAAAGGGCGATACGCTAATCGGTACGGGTACGAAGCTACTAGTTATCGGCACGGGCGAGTCGATACGCCTAACCAAACGAGTCATAAAAAGCAGACATAAGCCGGAAGAGCTAAAATATGTCTAA
- the rpmB gene encoding 50S ribosomal protein L28 has protein sequence MSRVCAITGKGPMVGNNVSHAKNRTKRRFLPNLRTIRVTLEDGTTRKIKVAASTLRTMRKQSR, from the coding sequence ATGTCAAGAGTATGCGCAATAACAGGCAAAGGTCCGATGGTAGGCAACAACGTTAGCCACGCCAAAAACAGAACTAAAAGAAGGTTTTTACCAAACCTACGAACTATCCGCGTAACGCTAGAGGACGGCACTACGAGAAAGATCAAAGTAGCTGCTTCTACGCTAAGAACTATGAGAAAACAGTCACGCTAA
- a CDS encoding sulfate transporter, with protein MRLKFKDDTAIFYPMGFLDGDVSKYEISEKNINSIRQKSPRYILISLKNAVYFNKIGFNLILEAVLKLAAFNGASVGFCDYNEVKFKALKRMSKGMTNLSFFETANVATLFWGEFKPEYANRRIIVFNDDADQKRQIALKLSGTGYIPTIAKDLKEFKSLHKNFEYSVYLTQIKSSKKDIKTTLKENVVIYELEGFIDSAFINNFDQKTFNNSLKIGFKFFVFDMSKSSSINIHGVSFLAKLSTVCAEYGAAIVVCGLKLASTSQVLKNDLEDYGILVYKSLGEFYEDDGTIAGGGGFGEERPKNLTKDIINALPSLLATVTDTLASMSGSTVTKISTAIERFSCQEGKFNIGSVAFYGDLEAKFILCLQKNDIKKMCKILLQNSENLSLSQAYADLLSVICDRIESQLARQGITVSFTLPHILEVTQDENNKNRGVFVRLDIDGSDAIFFLSK; from the coding sequence ATGAGATTAAAATTTAAAGACGATACGGCCATTTTTTATCCTATGGGCTTTCTTGACGGAGACGTATCTAAGTATGAAATCAGCGAAAAAAATATAAATTCTATTCGCCAAAAATCCCCTCGCTACATCTTAATATCCCTTAAAAACGCCGTTTATTTTAATAAAATCGGTTTTAATCTAATCCTTGAAGCTGTTTTAAAGCTAGCCGCATTTAACGGCGCTAGCGTAGGCTTTTGCGACTATAATGAAGTTAAATTTAAAGCACTTAAAAGAATGTCAAAGGGCATGACGAATTTATCTTTTTTCGAAACCGCAAACGTAGCGACGCTATTTTGGGGGGAGTTTAAACCCGAATACGCAAATAGACGCATCATAGTTTTTAACGACGATGCCGACCAAAAACGCCAAATCGCCCTTAAGCTCTCGGGTACCGGCTATATCCCGACAATAGCTAAGGATCTAAAAGAATTTAAAAGCCTTCATAAAAACTTTGAGTACTCGGTCTATCTCACGCAGATAAAATCAAGTAAAAAAGACATAAAAACCACGCTCAAAGAAAATGTCGTCATATACGAATTAGAGGGCTTTATCGACTCGGCTTTCATAAATAATTTTGACCAAAAGACGTTTAATAATTCATTAAAAATAGGCTTTAAATTTTTTGTCTTTGATATGAGTAAATCAAGCTCGATAAATATCCACGGAGTATCTTTTTTAGCCAAGCTCTCTACCGTCTGCGCCGAGTATGGAGCCGCTATCGTCGTATGCGGCTTAAAACTAGCCAGCACGTCTCAAGTCCTAAAAAACGACCTTGAGGACTACGGCATCTTGGTTTATAAGAGCCTTGGCGAATTTTACGAAGACGACGGTACTATCGCGGGCGGAGGCGGCTTTGGAGAAGAAAGGCCCAAAAATCTTACTAAAGATATCATAAACGCCTTGCCAAGCCTCTTAGCGACGGTAACGGACACTCTAGCCTCAATGTCCGGTTCTACGGTTACGAAAATAAGTACCGCCATAGAGCGTTTTAGCTGCCAAGAGGGTAAATTTAATATCGGCTCAGTCGCATTTTACGGCGATTTGGAGGCTAAATTTATCCTCTGCCTACAAAAAAACGATATCAAAAAGATGTGTAAAATTTTACTCCAAAATAGCGAAAATTTAAGCCTATCTCAAGCGTATGCCGATCTGCTAAGCGTTATTTGCGACCGTATCGAATCGCAGCTAGCCAGGCAGGGCATAACCGTGAGCTTTACCCTGCCGCATATTTTAGAGGTAACTCAAGACGAAAACAATAAAAACCGAGGCGTCTTTGTACGGCTTGATATAGACGGCTCGGATGCGATATTTTTTCTAAGTAAATAA
- the rpe gene encoding ribulose-phosphate 3-epimerase translates to MYVAPSILSADFGNLRAEIKAICEAGADLVHVDVMDGHFVPNLTIGPVVVNAVAKAATKPLDIHLMVQNNTFFADLFLPLKPKFLSFHIEEEKHPLRLIDHIRSHGVGPAIVLNPHTPVWAIEHIVNEVDMVLLMSVNPGFGGQKFIPSVLEKARNLREMIERKNAKCMIEVDGGVTGLNVAQLDEAGVDIVVAGSYIFSSNSYEHSIRSLKLEF, encoded by the coding sequence ATGTATGTAGCGCCTAGTATTTTATCGGCGGATTTTGGAAATTTAAGAGCCGAGATCAAGGCCATCTGCGAAGCCGGAGCTGATCTCGTGCATGTTGACGTGATGGACGGGCATTTCGTGCCCAATTTAACTATCGGCCCCGTCGTAGTAAACGCCGTAGCCAAGGCTGCTACAAAGCCGCTGGATATACACCTGATGGTTCAAAATAATACCTTTTTCGCCGATCTTTTTTTGCCTCTGAAGCCTAAATTTTTAAGCTTTCACATCGAGGAGGAAAAGCACCCGCTACGCCTCATAGATCATATCCGTAGCCACGGCGTGGGGCCTGCTATCGTGCTAAATCCGCATACTCCGGTCTGGGCGATCGAGCACATCGTAAACGAGGTCGATATGGTGCTGCTAATGAGCGTAAATCCAGGATTCGGCGGTCAGAAGTTTATCCCTTCGGTACTCGAAAAAGCCCGCAATTTGCGCGAAATGATCGAGCGCAAAAACGCAAAATGTATGATCGAAGTAGACGGCGGCGTGACGGGGCTAAACGTCGCGCAGCTAGATGAAGCGGGCGTGGATATCGTCGTGGCTGGCAGTTATATATTTTCGTCAAATTCATACGAGCACTCTATTCGCTCGCTAAAGCTCGAGTTTTGA
- a CDS encoding 3'-5' exonuclease — MNQDFENLLAVVAKRNVPYTDFVAATKQMDEYAELFDVRDVQMWRALGLDIIRTAKNQIELKTRRKEIKDQIFCVVDIETSGGINSGQIIEIGALKLQNGEIIGKFETFVYAPYVPENISELTGITAEHLKNAPSLAFVMEQFKVFLGQSVFVAHNARFDYGFISATLEALGYGELLNRRLCTIDLARRTIASPKYGLGTLKEILGINNTHHRALNDAIAATEIFKYSLQKLPSEVKTVEDLIEFSKSAKMIKRLKTQIPSLPHLTDDNP; from the coding sequence TTGAACCAAGATTTTGAAAATTTACTAGCCGTCGTCGCTAAGCGAAACGTACCATACACGGACTTCGTCGCCGCAACCAAGCAAATGGACGAATACGCCGAGCTTTTCGACGTTCGCGACGTGCAGATGTGGCGCGCGCTGGGGCTTGATATAATCCGCACCGCAAAAAATCAAATCGAGCTAAAAACTCGCCGCAAGGAGATAAAAGATCAAATTTTTTGCGTCGTAGATATAGAAACTAGCGGCGGCATAAATAGCGGCCAGATCATCGAAATCGGCGCGCTAAAGCTACAAAACGGCGAAATAATCGGCAAATTTGAAACCTTCGTGTACGCGCCCTACGTCCCCGAAAATATCAGCGAACTAACGGGCATCACCGCAGAACACCTAAAAAACGCGCCAAGCCTTGCCTTTGTCATGGAACAGTTTAAGGTTTTTCTAGGCCAGAGCGTTTTTGTGGCGCACAACGCTCGCTTCGACTACGGCTTTATCAGCGCGACGCTGGAGGCGCTAGGATACGGAGAGCTGCTAAACCGCAGACTCTGTACGATCGACCTAGCCCGCCGCACTATCGCTTCGCCAAAATACGGCCTAGGCACGCTAAAAGAAATTTTAGGCATAAATAACACCCATCACAGAGCCCTTAACGACGCTATCGCGGCGACTGAAATTTTTAAATACTCGCTACAAAAGCTTCCTAGCGAGGTAAAAACGGTCGAGGACCTAATAGAATTTAGCAAATCGGCCAAAATGATAAAGCGACTAAAAACCCAAATCCCAAGCTTGCCGCATCTCACGGACGACAATCCCTAA